From Flavobacterium sp. 102, a single genomic window includes:
- a CDS encoding LacI family DNA-binding transcriptional regulator: protein MKSKATLKQIAKELGVSVSTVSKALNGSPEISEPTKQRVQEYAKLKNYKPNVIGLNLKNRRTKTIGVIIPNILNSFFAKVFSGIEKVADEKGYKLITCISNESLEKEINALEMLSNGTIDGFILSIAEESQKLQKFGHFTSIINEGTPIVMFDRIADEVNCDKVIVDDLDSAVNAMEHLIKTGCKKIALLSAIDNLSVGKLRAQGFYKALENHGLKVDENLVILTNNNEEFNSKIGGFFIKNKPDGVFALDEHASVTAMKLGIQNGYKIPKDLSIIGFADGVWSRRMTPSLSTVSQHGPEIGEVAAQLLIDKLESEEETFTFTTTTIKTELRQRDSTKKL from the coding sequence ATGAAATCGAAAGCCACCCTAAAACAAATTGCCAAAGAGTTAGGCGTTTCAGTTTCCACCGTTTCAAAAGCCTTAAACGGAAGTCCGGAAATCAGTGAACCCACCAAGCAACGCGTGCAAGAATATGCCAAGCTAAAAAATTACAAGCCTAATGTTATTGGTCTGAACCTTAAAAACAGAAGAACCAAAACCATTGGTGTGATTATTCCGAACATCTTGAACTCATTTTTTGCTAAAGTGTTTAGCGGTATCGAAAAAGTAGCCGATGAAAAAGGATATAAATTGATTACCTGTATTTCGAATGAATCCTTGGAAAAAGAAATCAATGCTTTAGAAATGTTGAGCAACGGAACCATTGACGGTTTTATCCTTTCGATTGCTGAAGAATCTCAAAAGTTACAAAAGTTTGGGCATTTTACCTCAATTATAAACGAAGGAACGCCCATCGTAATGTTTGACCGAATTGCCGATGAGGTGAATTGTGACAAAGTTATCGTAGACGATTTAGACTCGGCGGTAAACGCGATGGAACATTTGATCAAAACCGGTTGTAAAAAAATTGCTTTGCTTTCCGCTATTGATAATCTGAGTGTTGGAAAATTAAGAGCACAAGGTTTTTATAAAGCGTTGGAGAATCACGGTTTAAAAGTGGATGAAAATTTAGTGATTCTGACCAATAATAACGAAGAATTCAATTCAAAAATTGGAGGCTTTTTTATCAAAAACAAACCCGATGGGGTTTTTGCTCTAGATGAACACGCTTCGGTTACAGCAATGAAACTCGGAATTCAAAATGGTTATAAAATCCCGAAAGATTTATCGATAATAGGTTTTGCAGATGGTGTATGGTCACGAAGAATGACACCAAGTTTGTCAACGGTGAGCCAACACGGCCCGGAAATTGGAGAAGTCGCTGCCCAATTGTTAATTGACAAATTGGAAAGCGAAGAGGAAACTTTCACGTTTACGACGACAACCATCAAAACCGAATTAAGACAAAGGGATTCTACGAAGAAATTGTAA
- the rplM gene encoding 50S ribosomal protein L13 — MDALSYKTQSTTKATSGKEWIIVDAEGHNLGRFASKVAMLLRGKYKPSYTPHVDCGDNVIVINAEKINLTGNKLDDKTYIRHTGYPGGQRTLTAKVLQSKNPALLVEKAVKGMLPKNKLGAELFRNLNVVVGTEHKQGAQKPKTVNLNDLK; from the coding sequence ATGGACGCATTAAGCTACAAGACACAATCTACTACCAAGGCCACTTCTGGAAAAGAGTGGATCATCGTAGATGCTGAAGGTCATAACTTAGGTCGTTTTGCTTCAAAAGTTGCGATGCTTTTAAGAGGTAAATACAAGCCGAGTTATACACCTCACGTCGACTGTGGAGATAACGTAATTGTTATCAACGCAGAGAAAATCAACCTTACCGGTAACAAACTTGACGACAAGACTTACATTCGTCACACAGGTTATCCAGGAGGACAAAGAACTTTGACTGCAAAAGTTTTGCAATCAAAAAATCCTGCTTTGCTAGTGGAGAAAGCAGTGAAAGGAATGTTACCTAAGAACAAATTAGGAGCAGAACTTTTCAGAAATCTAAATGTTGTTGTAGGAACTGAGCACAAACAAGGTGCACAAAAACCTAAAACAGTTAACCTAAACGATCTTAAGTAA
- the rpsI gene encoding 30S ribosomal protein S9 yields the protein MGVIHKIGRRKCAVARVYVSEGTGKITVNKREFNNYFPTATLQYKVLQPMSMTNNADNFDVKVNVYGGGSTGQAEAVRMAIARAMCEVEAENRSILKPEGLLTRDPRMVERKKFGQKKARKRFQFSKR from the coding sequence ATGGGAGTTATTCACAAAATCGGTAGAAGAAAATGTGCTGTGGCACGTGTTTATGTTTCAGAAGGAACAGGAAAAATCACCGTTAACAAAAGAGAATTCAACAACTACTTCCCAACAGCTACTTTACAGTACAAAGTATTACAGCCAATGTCTATGACAAACAACGCTGACAACTTTGACGTAAAAGTAAATGTATACGGTGGTGGTTCAACTGGCCAAGCAGAAGCTGTGAGAATGGCAATTGCTAGAGCTATGTGTGAAGTGGAAGCTGAAAACAGAAGCATCCTAAAACCAGAAGGATTACTAACAAGAGATCCAAGAATGGTAGAACGTAAAAAATTCGGTCAGAAAAAAGCGAGAAAGAGATTCCAATTCTCGAAACGTTAA